One window of Rhodoflexus caldus genomic DNA carries:
- a CDS encoding UvrD-helicase domain-containing protein, whose amino-acid sequence MSQFKVYRSSAGSGKTYTLTKEFLKLALAAPANGEFFRGDYYRHILAITFTKDAAKEMKERIISALRQISELPEGASSAFLDELTAEISAEYPTGNWTVEKVRSRASATFTHMLHHYSDLSVSTIDSFNNRVVQSFTKDLDLPYNYEIELEADELLEAAVNRLLERVGTHGDATLTRLMRGFTRQETEEGRRWRTDKALIEFGAHLFREDSRLMVELLSQIPIERFLYIRQQLNDFSQNIENQLLELGKEAVSLIKQHRISDEALAGGSRGIISYFRKFAEKDFTAFINGASDTIHNNVRDGKWTSTKAKAYDKQAIENIAGDLTRIFYDIDHLRDQHLIVYNESKLALRSIYQLAVLGELRREVDMLMLERNKVHISEFNYRINRIIESEPVPYLYERMGERYHHLLIDEFQDTSQMQWHNLIPLITNALSGRYTNMVVGDAKQSIYRWRSGNAELMVQLPDVPTVLPDSPIAEEIGVFRQYYQPYHLEYNFRSVVSIVNFNNELFDWTIEKFSAEYPNLPRYYEKGRQQPRKKETGHVELLLLGEDHKIKAAAYADKTFQTCQEIINRAVVDGFRLGEIAIICRTNRAAIELAGRLVEAGYRVVSPESLLISNSARVRFIVGFMQIMVQPLNPIVKSEVLYFLYKHLKIDGINGDYSGETHREVAENAKKPRVSEFLQFIRDRFGKRLIFRALQYLSLYEIGEELIRIFELNDDPSEQIFLQRLLDELLAFSQNRSNNLADFVEYWSKKADKISVSMPPSGEDAIRLMTIHSAKGLQFPIVIVPFADWKLTADGKSYIWVPWRNEQLAPELPALWVPATQKLEKTSFADYFLLEKQAILTDALNVLYVALTRPENRLYIIGKAQKSGEKPSNVSALLLAFAEQMAAKKIAVSDSVRYLFAEETAPVQRKVTAPDVKSYTMTTFLSTESRDKLRMRRGDKGEGENRINIQALYDARKQGLLLHYAFEKVRYAEDVPLAAAALLHEGLITAQEKAILQEKMLQLLALPEIAPLFEALPGRVVLNEKELIAKKEGERDSKTLRPDRLVIDPQQITILDYKTGIELQQKHAEQIRGYARLIAQIPVYANRPVRALLLYTEEEKVVAAL is encoded by the coding sequence ATGTCCCAATTCAAGGTATATCGCTCATCTGCCGGGTCGGGGAAAACCTACACGCTGACCAAGGAATTTCTGAAGCTGGCACTGGCTGCCCCTGCCAACGGCGAGTTTTTCAGAGGCGATTATTATCGGCATATTCTGGCAATAACTTTTACCAAAGATGCCGCCAAGGAAATGAAAGAGCGGATTATTTCTGCTTTGCGGCAAATCAGTGAGTTGCCCGAAGGAGCAAGTTCCGCCTTTTTGGACGAACTCACTGCCGAAATATCCGCCGAGTACCCTACGGGAAACTGGACAGTTGAAAAAGTACGCAGCCGCGCATCAGCTACCTTCACGCACATGCTGCACCACTATTCCGACCTTTCGGTAAGCACCATAGATTCCTTCAATAACCGCGTGGTGCAGTCTTTCACCAAAGACTTAGACCTGCCCTATAACTATGAAATAGAACTGGAAGCCGATGAACTGTTGGAAGCGGCGGTCAATCGCCTGTTGGAGCGCGTGGGCACACACGGCGATGCCACTCTGACGCGCCTGATGCGGGGGTTTACCCGACAGGAAACCGAAGAAGGCAGGCGCTGGCGTACCGACAAGGCACTCATTGAATTTGGTGCTCATCTGTTCCGCGAAGACAGCCGCCTGATGGTAGAACTGCTGTCGCAAATTCCTATCGAGCGGTTTTTATACATCCGCCAGCAATTGAATGATTTTTCTCAAAATATTGAAAATCAACTGTTGGAACTTGGAAAGGAAGCCGTTAGCCTGATAAAACAACACAGAATCAGCGATGAGGCACTGGCAGGCGGCAGTCGCGGCATTATATCCTATTTCCGTAAGTTCGCCGAAAAAGACTTTACGGCATTTATTAACGGAGCAAGCGATACTATACACAACAATGTGCGCGACGGCAAATGGACTTCAACCAAGGCAAAAGCCTACGACAAACAAGCGATTGAAAATATTGCAGGTGATTTGACGCGAATTTTTTATGACATAGACCACCTGCGCGACCAACATCTGATAGTTTATAACGAATCCAAACTGGCGCTGCGCAGCATCTATCAGTTGGCCGTTTTGGGCGAGTTGCGCCGCGAAGTGGATATGCTCATGCTGGAGCGCAACAAGGTGCATATCAGCGAATTTAACTACCGGATTAACCGCATCATTGAGTCGGAGCCTGTACCCTATCTCTACGAACGCATGGGTGAGCGCTACCATCACCTGCTCATAGATGAGTTTCAGGATACTTCACAAATGCAGTGGCACAATCTGATTCCACTGATAACCAATGCTTTAAGCGGCCGATATACGAACATGGTAGTGGGCGATGCCAAGCAGTCCATCTACCGCTGGCGCAGTGGCAATGCCGAGCTGATGGTGCAACTGCCCGATGTACCCACCGTGCTGCCCGATTCGCCCATTGCAGAAGAAATCGGCGTTTTTAGGCAATATTATCAACCATATCATTTGGAATACAACTTCCGCAGCGTTGTTTCTATTGTCAATTTCAACAACGAACTTTTTGATTGGACAATAGAAAAGTTCAGTGCCGAGTACCCCAATCTGCCGCGCTACTATGAAAAAGGCCGACAGCAGCCGCGTAAAAAGGAAACCGGACATGTGGAACTGCTATTGCTGGGAGAAGACCACAAGATAAAAGCGGCAGCATATGCCGATAAAACTTTCCAAACCTGTCAAGAAATTATCAATCGGGCAGTGGTCGATGGTTTCCGCCTAGGGGAAATTGCCATCATCTGTCGTACCAATCGGGCAGCTATTGAACTGGCAGGCAGACTGGTAGAAGCGGGCTATCGCGTTGTTTCGCCGGAGTCGCTGCTCATCAGCAATTCGGCACGGGTGCGTTTCATTGTCGGCTTTATGCAGATTATGGTGCAGCCATTGAACCCGATTGTTAAGTCGGAAGTACTGTATTTCCTCTACAAACACCTGAAAATTGACGGCATCAACGGCGACTATTCAGGCGAAACGCATCGCGAAGTAGCGGAAAATGCCAAAAAACCGCGTGTCAGCGAATTTCTGCAATTCATTCGCGACCGATTTGGCAAGCGTCTTATTTTCAGGGCTTTGCAATATCTTTCGCTGTATGAAATCGGCGAGGAACTCATCCGCATTTTTGAGTTGAACGACGACCCTTCCGAGCAGATTTTCCTACAAAGACTGCTGGATGAACTGCTGGCTTTCAGTCAAAACCGTAGCAATAATCTGGCTGATTTTGTGGAATATTGGAGCAAAAAAGCCGATAAAATTTCGGTTTCCATGCCTCCTTCGGGGGAAGACGCCATCCGTTTGATGACCATCCACAGTGCCAAAGGGCTGCAATTCCCAATTGTGATAGTGCCCTTTGCCGACTGGAAACTTACTGCCGACGGCAAGTCGTATATTTGGGTGCCTTGGCGAAACGAGCAACTTGCTCCCGAACTGCCCGCACTTTGGGTGCCGGCCACACAAAAACTGGAAAAGACTTCCTTTGCCGACTATTTCCTATTAGAAAAACAGGCCATACTCACCGATGCACTCAACGTATTGTACGTAGCTTTGACAAGGCCTGAAAATCGGCTTTACATTATCGGCAAAGCGCAAAAGTCCGGCGAGAAGCCAAGCAATGTCAGTGCACTTTTGCTGGCTTTTGCCGAACAGATGGCAGCCAAAAAGATAGCTGTAAGCGACTCGGTGCGCTACCTGTTTGCCGAGGAAACCGCCCCCGTGCAGCGAAAAGTTACCGCCCCTGATGTAAAATCCTACACGATGACAACATTCCTCAGCACGGAAAGCCGCGATAAATTGCGCATGAGACGCGGCGACAAGGGCGAAGGCGAGAATCGCATTAACATTCAGGCATTGTATGATGCCCGCAAACAGGGCTTACTGCTGCACTATGCCTTTGAAAAAGTGCGCTATGCGGAAGATGTACCGCTGGCCGCTGCTGCCCTGTTGCATGAAGGGCTGATTACCGCACAGGAAAAAGCCATTTTACAGGAGAAAATGTTGCAACTGCTGGCTTTGCCCGAAATTGCGCCGCTGTTTGAAGCGCTGCCCGGGCGCGTAGTCCTCAACGAAAAAGAGTTGATTGCCAAAAAAGAAGGCGAGCGCGACAGCAAGACCCTCCGCCCCGACCGACTGGTGATAGACCCGCAACAAATCACCATTCTTGACTACAAAACAGGCATTGAATTGCAGCAAAAACATGCCGAGCAAATCAGAGGATATGCCCGCCTGATTGCACAAATTCCCGTATATGCCAACCGCCCCGTGCGTGCACTGCTGCTCTACACCGAAGAGGAGAAGGTGGTAGCGGCTTTGTAA
- a CDS encoding lysophospholipid acyltransferase family protein: MLLYQFLRFIFLIAIRAFFGRISLSGLEHVPKKGALIIAANHPSTFLDPIVVAVWLRRPVYFLANGGVFTSPFVKWLFRQLFMIPIYRQQDSADASQKNEQTFSACFELLAEGGALMIFPEGTSEDRRELRPLKTGTARIALGALAHLPPEQDVRIVCAGINYTNPRRFQSLLKLTYAPPISARAFANNPNGIQALTQEMANRLRPMLVITPNKEADRLTRQIEEMYGNQLRKELGLDPLHTDSVFTLAQEIAAGVDALLKENPNGIRQFQEDLTRYLADLRQHQISPRVFSNILEHTPQKNEGRLVHIHPFERLALIAGFPFYLYSELHNRIPYRLPGWLAIRLTQETVYRAPINLVLGIFTFGLFYPLYGWLFAHFISDTWWQVLLYLISLPVSGYYAFRYYRFADLLRQKQRINRLDSHTLEALTRSYRHLTAQITGVAAIKKISQQ, encoded by the coding sequence ATGCTGCTTTATCAGTTCCTGCGTTTTATTTTTCTGATTGCCATTCGCGCCTTTTTTGGACGTATCAGCCTCAGCGGGCTGGAACACGTGCCCAAAAAAGGCGCACTGATTATTGCCGCTAACCATCCAAGCACGTTTTTAGACCCTATTGTGGTGGCGGTGTGGCTGCGCCGTCCGGTGTATTTTTTGGCCAACGGAGGCGTTTTTACCTCGCCATTTGTCAAGTGGCTGTTTCGGCAGTTGTTCATGATTCCTATTTATCGGCAACAGGACAGTGCAGACGCTTCTCAAAAGAATGAGCAGACCTTCTCTGCCTGCTTTGAACTGTTGGCAGAAGGCGGTGCGCTGATGATTTTTCCCGAAGGAACCAGCGAAGACCGCCGCGAATTGCGCCCCCTGAAAACAGGTACGGCACGCATTGCCTTGGGTGCTTTGGCGCATCTGCCACCCGAACAGGATGTACGGATTGTTTGTGCAGGCATTAATTACACCAATCCGCGCCGATTTCAGAGTTTGTTGAAACTGACTTATGCTCCGCCGATTTCTGCCCGTGCATTTGCCAATAACCCCAATGGCATACAGGCACTGACACAAGAAATGGCCAATCGGCTGCGCCCCATGCTTGTAATTACGCCCAACAAAGAAGCAGACCGCCTTACGCGACAGATTGAGGAGATGTACGGCAATCAACTCAGAAAAGAGCTTGGCTTAGACCCCTTGCATACCGATTCGGTATTTACATTGGCGCAGGAAATAGCAGCCGGAGTGGATGCCCTTTTGAAAGAAAACCCTAACGGCATTCGGCAATTTCAGGAAGACCTGACTCGGTATCTGGCAGATTTAAGGCAGCATCAAATATCGCCGCGGGTTTTCAGCAACATCTTAGAGCATACGCCCCAAAAAAACGAAGGGAGATTGGTACATATCCATCCCTTTGAGCGCTTAGCTCTTATAGCGGGTTTTCCGTTTTATCTGTACAGTGAATTGCATAACCGTATTCCTTATCGGCTGCCCGGGTGGCTGGCCATTCGCCTGACGCAGGAAACGGTATATCGCGCCCCCATTAATCTTGTGTTGGGGATTTTTACTTTTGGACTGTTTTATCCGTTGTATGGTTGGCTGTTTGCGCACTTCATCAGCGATACATGGTGGCAGGTGCTGCTCTATCTCATCAGTTTGCCTGTTTCAGGTTATTATGCGTTTCGCTATTATCGGTTTGCAGACCTGCTCAGGCAAAAACAGCGCATCAACCGATTGGACAGCCATACTTTGGAAGCACTGACAAGAAGCTATCGCCATTTGACCGCACAGATTACGGGAGTGGCTGCTATCAAAAAAATTTCGCAACAATGA
- a CDS encoding S10 family peptidase, with translation MKNAKHILLLLAFCCFGAMSATAQDKAKAAPAPDMPLSVTQHQITLNGQVLRYKVTTGYLTLREEDGKARANIFFVAYTKDGVTDTRTRPVTFTFNGGPGSSSVWLHMGTAGPKRILMSDKGEALAPPYQIVDNPHTWLDDTDLVFIDPVMTGYSRPAEGVDKKEFLGYNEDITAVGDFIRLWTTRFQRWHSPKYLAGESYGTTRAAGLSGYLQDRHGMYLNGLILISAIMNFQTARFEKGNDLPYALFLPTYAAIAWYHKQLGSEFPDLKTLLPQVENFAMNEYTLALMKGDRLTDAEQKAIAEKLSKFTGLSVEYLLQTNLRINIQRFCKELLRRERKTVGRLDGRITGFDYDYAGETNEFDPSYNAAIYGPYTMAINDYVRRELKYENDLPYEILTGRVQPWNYNNVQNQYLNVSETLRQAISKNPYLRVLVANGYYDLATPYFATDYTIHHMFLDPSLRNNIRMTYYESGHMMYIHQPSLVQLDKDISAFLSGK, from the coding sequence ATGAAAAACGCAAAACACATTCTGCTACTTCTCGCCTTTTGTTGCTTCGGTGCGATGTCTGCAACGGCACAAGACAAAGCCAAAGCGGCCCCTGCCCCCGATATGCCGCTTTCGGTAACGCAGCATCAAATCACGCTTAACGGACAGGTATTGCGCTACAAGGTAACAACAGGCTACCTTACTCTGCGCGAAGAGGATGGGAAAGCCCGTGCTAATATTTTTTTCGTGGCATACACCAAAGACGGTGTTACCGATACGCGCACCCGCCCCGTAACTTTCACCTTTAACGGAGGCCCCGGCTCTTCGTCGGTGTGGCTGCACATGGGCACTGCCGGCCCCAAACGCATCCTGATGAGCGACAAAGGCGAAGCACTTGCACCGCCCTACCAAATTGTGGACAACCCGCATACATGGTTAGATGATACCGATTTGGTGTTTATTGACCCTGTGATGACGGGCTACAGCCGCCCTGCGGAAGGCGTGGACAAAAAAGAATTTTTGGGCTACAACGAAGATATCACTGCCGTCGGCGATTTTATCCGCCTATGGACAACCCGTTTTCAGCGTTGGCATTCACCCAAGTATCTGGCAGGGGAAAGCTACGGCACTACCCGCGCAGCAGGGTTGAGCGGCTACCTGCAAGACCGCCACGGCATGTACCTGAACGGGCTGATTCTCATTTCCGCCATCATGAACTTTCAGACTGCCCGCTTTGAAAAAGGCAACGACCTGCCCTATGCGCTGTTTCTGCCCACTTACGCAGCCATTGCATGGTATCACAAGCAATTGGGCAGCGAATTTCCCGACCTGAAAACGCTGTTGCCGCAGGTGGAAAACTTTGCCATGAACGAGTACACGCTGGCACTGATGAAAGGCGACCGCCTGACAGATGCAGAACAGAAAGCCATTGCCGAAAAGTTGAGCAAATTCACAGGACTAAGCGTAGAATATTTACTACAAACCAATTTGCGCATCAATATTCAGCGTTTTTGCAAAGAATTGCTGCGCCGCGAACGCAAAACAGTCGGCAGGTTAGACGGGCGCATCACAGGCTTTGACTACGACTACGCAGGCGAAACCAACGAATTTGACCCAAGCTATAATGCGGCTATCTATGGCCCTTACACCATGGCAATCAACGACTATGTGCGCCGCGAATTGAAATATGAAAATGATTTGCCCTACGAAATCCTGACAGGGCGCGTGCAGCCTTGGAACTACAACAATGTGCAAAACCAATACCTGAACGTATCGGAAACGCTGCGGCAGGCTATCAGCAAGAACCCTTACCTGCGCGTGCTGGTTGCCAACGGCTACTACGACCTTGCCACGCCCTACTTTGCCACCGACTATACGATTCATCACATGTTTTTAGACCCTTCGCTGCGCAACAACATCCGCATGACCTACTACGAATCGGGGCACATGATGTACATTCATCAGCCTTCGTTGGTGCAGTTGGACAAGGATATTTCGGCGTTTTTGAGTGGGAAGTAA
- a CDS encoding tetratricopeptide repeat protein, with product MKKIAINLFFYAFVSLAFAQTTLKDNALDSVRRQLKQPGLADTLRIDLLNTLAFNLYGKSLDSVRIMADSVSNYARRIGYDRGLAASYWIKGMYLEDIGDYGGAIDTYLQALRIFERLQDKSGIARVNNLMGLAHLPLKRFDEAYAYFSNALATYQAMGNRERVATCLNNMGLVYVEKGNYERAIDLINKGLVINDSLGLRNKVAVSLNDLGEAYYRKGDYLQALTFFKKSLNINQAIDRVSKLPENYNNTAAAYRQLGQYDEAISYYKTGLEKALALNFKEQIIAAYQGLSACYAEQNKFKEAYEYHRLFHRFSDSLFNAESADKIARLQTLYQTEQQANKIALLTKEKQLQEEEVELHRWQLAGVSSVLLLFMALAFVFYRNWKQRQKANQLLMIKNEEINQKHEEIRIQADRIALALSELEVRNRNITSSLNYAQRIQSAILPTEARIKKSLPQFFVIYRPRDIVSGDFYWFQDIGELENGSSGERMIIAAADCTGHGVPGAFMSLIGNDLLNQIVNLRNVYQPGRILNLLDKGVRKALQKEGSDNRDGMELGICYIDLPASQLYFSGAMNPLYCVQDDAFHVIKGTKHSIGSTLEGVDFQEHSIRLDQPVTFYLCSDGFQDQFGGPANRKFMVTQLREVLHKASQMPFHQQQQYLETTLDNWMGHQPQIDDILLIGVRID from the coding sequence GTGAAAAAGATTGCTATCAACCTGTTTTTTTACGCCTTTGTTTCACTGGCTTTTGCTCAAACTACGCTGAAAGACAACGCTTTGGACAGTGTCCGCAGACAGTTGAAACAGCCCGGCTTGGCGGATACCCTGCGCATAGATTTACTCAATACCTTGGCATTTAATCTGTACGGCAAGTCGCTTGACAGCGTGCGTATCATGGCAGATTCGGTCAGTAACTATGCACGCCGCATAGGCTACGACCGCGGTCTTGCAGCCTCTTACTGGATTAAGGGCATGTATCTGGAAGACATCGGCGACTATGGCGGTGCTATTGATACCTATCTGCAAGCACTGCGGATTTTTGAGCGGTTGCAAGACAAATCCGGTATTGCCCGTGTCAATAACCTGATGGGACTGGCACACCTTCCGCTGAAACGCTTTGATGAGGCATATGCCTATTTTTCAAATGCGCTGGCAACCTATCAGGCAATGGGCAACCGCGAACGAGTGGCTACCTGCCTTAACAATATGGGGTTGGTTTATGTGGAAAAAGGCAACTATGAACGCGCTATTGATTTGATTAACAAAGGTTTAGTCATCAATGATTCCTTGGGGTTGCGCAATAAAGTGGCCGTAAGCCTGAATGATTTGGGCGAAGCGTATTACCGCAAAGGTGATTACTTGCAAGCGCTCACATTCTTTAAAAAATCGCTGAATATTAATCAGGCAATTGACCGCGTGTCTAAACTGCCCGAAAATTACAACAATACCGCTGCTGCATATCGGCAATTGGGGCAATACGACGAGGCCATCAGCTACTACAAAACAGGATTGGAAAAAGCACTTGCGCTGAATTTCAAAGAACAAATCATTGCCGCCTATCAGGGCTTGTCTGCATGTTATGCAGAGCAAAACAAGTTCAAAGAAGCGTATGAGTACCATCGCCTGTTTCACCGATTCAGCGACTCATTGTTCAATGCGGAAAGTGCCGATAAAATCGCCCGCCTGCAAACACTTTATCAAACCGAACAACAGGCAAATAAAATTGCCCTGCTTACCAAAGAAAAACAACTGCAAGAAGAAGAGGTTGAGTTACATCGTTGGCAGTTGGCAGGAGTTTCGTCTGTTTTGTTGCTTTTTATGGCATTAGCCTTCGTTTTCTATCGCAACTGGAAGCAACGTCAAAAAGCTAATCAGCTATTGATGATTAAAAACGAAGAAATCAACCAGAAACACGAAGAAATACGGATTCAGGCAGACCGCATTGCTCTTGCACTGAGTGAGTTGGAGGTGCGCAACCGAAATATCACTTCCAGCCTGAACTATGCGCAACGCATCCAGTCGGCAATTTTGCCCACCGAAGCACGCATTAAAAAATCGCTGCCGCAGTTTTTTGTCATTTACAGGCCGCGCGATATTGTTTCAGGCGATTTTTATTGGTTTCAGGATATTGGCGAACTGGAAAACGGCAGCTCGGGCGAGCGCATGATTATTGCAGCGGCAGACTGTACCGGACACGGCGTGCCCGGCGCATTTATGAGCTTGATTGGCAATGACTTACTCAATCAGATTGTCAATCTGCGCAATGTTTATCAGCCCGGGCGGATACTGAATCTGTTAGATAAAGGGGTGCGCAAAGCATTGCAAAAAGAAGGCTCCGACAACCGCGACGGTATGGAACTTGGCATCTGCTATATTGATTTGCCTGCTTCCCAACTGTATTTCAGCGGCGCTATGAATCCTTTGTACTGCGTGCAGGACGATGCTTTCCACGTCATTAAAGGAACTAAGCACTCCATTGGCTCTACATTGGAAGGTGTTGATTTTCAAGAGCATAGCATCAGGCTTGACCAACCTGTTACCTTCTACTTGTGTTCCGATGGTTTTCAAGACCAGTTTGGAGGGCCTGCCAACCGCAAGTTTATGGTTACGCAACTCCGCGAAGTGCTGCACAAGGCCTCACAGATGCCTTTTCATCAGCAACAACAGTATCTGGAAACCACACTTGACAACTGGATGGGGCATCAGCCACAGATTGATGATATTTTATTGATTGGCGTCAGGATAGATTAG
- a CDS encoding alpha-L-rhamnosidase-related protein has product MKKLLIYLIFCWLPYLASAQNTEIHPRLLNREWEASWIACPNVPLKSFGVYHFRKTFVLEAKPDKFIIHISADNRYRLFVNGLPVAHGPARGDLAYWYFETVDIAPHLQAGENTLAAVVWNFAEHMPWAQISHQTGFILQGNTEAEAIVNTDNTWKVFHNQSISPIPIRMEEMRNFIVIGPGEAVEGSRYPWGWEEKSYNDSDWQMAMQLYKGMPRGRGTGSVYYLTPRTIPLWQEQQERFAHITRFSGIAAVTEAWLKGRQPLRIPPASRVSVLLDNKRLTTAYPELIVQGGKGASVELTYAEALMDDNLQKHHRDKTEGLKIFGYKDRFRPDGGNNRLFRPLWFRTFRYVQLDIQTAEEPLILTDISHHFTAYPLEEKARFSSDDAELEKIWKTGWRTAQLCANETYFDCPYYEQLQYVGDTRIQALISLYVSGDDRLVRKAIQDINRSRVPEGLTQARYPSAVQQFIPPFSLYWVSMVHDYWMHRQDDDFVRQMLPGIQQVLQWFADNTDRSEDMLGGLPWWNFTDWTDQWQWMNETSIGGVPDGAEKGSSSILTFHYAYTLRQAAELFDYYEQKEQAALYLQQAEKLARSAYNACYDVQRGLVADTPEKRSFSQHAQIMAVLSGGAPLLQQASLIERALADASVTQASFYYRFYLTRAMVKAGMADFYYASLQPWRDMLAMGLTTFAEKSDPTRSDCHAWSASPNYDFLATICGIMPDAPGFAKVRIAPALGMLKSVTAAMPHPDGMIRVWLTRLPRNAIKAVIELPTDTEGTFIWNGKSYPLKGGTNELAAK; this is encoded by the coding sequence ATGAAAAAACTACTGATATATCTGATTTTCTGTTGGTTGCCTTACTTGGCATCGGCACAAAACACCGAAATTCATCCACGCCTGCTCAACCGCGAATGGGAAGCCTCATGGATTGCCTGCCCCAATGTTCCGCTCAAATCATTCGGTGTTTATCATTTCCGCAAAACTTTTGTGCTGGAAGCCAAGCCCGATAAATTTATCATACACATTTCGGCTGATAACCGATATAGGCTGTTTGTCAATGGCTTGCCTGTTGCACACGGCCCGGCGCGCGGCGACCTTGCCTATTGGTATTTTGAAACCGTGGACATTGCCCCCCATTTGCAGGCTGGCGAAAACACGTTGGCCGCCGTTGTTTGGAACTTTGCCGAGCACATGCCTTGGGCGCAAATCAGCCACCAGACGGGCTTTATTTTGCAGGGCAACACCGAAGCAGAAGCAATTGTCAATACAGACAATACTTGGAAAGTCTTTCATAATCAGTCCATTAGCCCCATCCCCATCCGCATGGAAGAAATGCGCAATTTCATCGTCATCGGGCCGGGGGAGGCAGTGGAAGGCAGCCGCTACCCTTGGGGATGGGAAGAGAAAAGCTACAACGACAGTGATTGGCAAATGGCGATGCAACTCTACAAAGGTATGCCACGGGGCAGGGGAACAGGCTCGGTATATTACCTCACCCCGAGAACCATCCCGCTCTGGCAAGAGCAACAGGAGCGCTTTGCGCACATCACCCGATTTTCGGGCATTGCCGCAGTTACTGAGGCATGGCTCAAAGGCAGGCAACCTTTGCGCATTCCGCCTGCTTCGCGGGTTTCCGTTTTGCTGGACAATAAGCGGCTGACAACCGCCTATCCCGAACTCATTGTGCAGGGAGGCAAGGGCGCATCGGTTGAACTGACCTATGCCGAAGCCCTGATGGACGACAATTTACAGAAACACCACCGCGACAAGACAGAAGGCCTGAAAATATTCGGCTACAAAGACCGCTTCCGACCCGACGGCGGCAACAATCGCCTGTTCAGGCCACTTTGGTTTCGCACCTTTCGCTATGTGCAGTTAGACATTCAGACTGCCGAGGAGCCGCTCATCCTCACCGATATTTCCCACCATTTTACGGCCTATCCATTGGAGGAAAAAGCCCGCTTCAGCAGCGATGATGCGGAACTGGAAAAAATATGGAAAACAGGCTGGCGTACGGCACAACTCTGCGCCAATGAAACCTATTTTGACTGCCCTTACTACGAACAGTTGCAGTACGTGGGCGATACCCGCATTCAGGCGTTAATTTCCCTCTACGTAAGCGGCGATGACCGATTGGTACGCAAGGCTATTCAGGACATTAACCGCTCGCGCGTACCCGAAGGACTGACACAGGCGCGCTACCCAAGTGCCGTGCAGCAATTCATCCCGCCGTTTTCACTCTACTGGGTGTCAATGGTACACGACTACTGGATGCATCGGCAAGACGATGACTTTGTGCGGCAAATGCTGCCCGGCATACAGCAGGTTTTGCAATGGTTTGCCGACAATACCGACCGCAGCGAAGACATGCTTGGCGGGCTGCCTTGGTGGAACTTTACCGACTGGACTGACCAATGGCAATGGATGAACGAGACCAGCATAGGCGGCGTTCCCGACGGTGCAGAAAAAGGCAGCTCTTCCATTCTGACCTTCCACTATGCCTATACGCTGCGGCAGGCTGCCGAATTATTTGACTATTACGAACAAAAAGAACAGGCTGCGCTTTACCTGCAACAGGCAGAAAAATTGGCTCGTTCCGCTTACAATGCCTGTTATGACGTACAACGTGGGCTGGTAGCCGATACGCCCGAAAAAAGAAGTTTCAGCCAACATGCCCAAATTATGGCTGTGCTGAGTGGCGGTGCGCCGCTGTTGCAGCAGGCCAGCCTGATAGAGCGTGCCTTAGCAGATGCAAGCGTAACACAAGCAAGTTTTTACTATCGGTTCTACCTCACTCGCGCAATGGTTAAGGCCGGCATGGCCGACTTTTACTATGCCTCTTTGCAACCTTGGCGCGATATGCTGGCCATGGGGCTGACCACCTTCGCCGAGAAAAGCGACCCCACCCGCTCCGACTGCCACGCATGGTCGGCAAGCCCCAACTACGATTTTCTGGCAACCATCTGCGGCATCATGCCCGATGCACCCGGCTTTGCCAAAGTTCGTATTGCCCCTGCCTTGGGTATGTTGAAAAGCGTAACCGCCGCTATGCCTCACCCCGACGGCATGATTCGCGTATGGCTGACCCGCTTGCCGAGAAATGCCATCAAAGCAGTCATTGAACTGCCTACCGATACGGAAGGTACATTTATCTGGAACGGTAAAAGCTATCCGCTCAAAGGCGGCACGAATGAATTGGCAGCGAAATAG